Proteins encoded in a region of the Macadamia integrifolia cultivar HAES 741 unplaced genomic scaffold, SCU_Mint_v3 scaffold1762, whole genome shotgun sequence genome:
- the LOC122064787 gene encoding salicylic acid-binding protein 2-like, which translates to MGCSRKREMSLSMVVVVLLVLFQLLLANGQGLPPECTFSPEPPCPPTPTGLGHIVLVHGAGQGQWYWYKVKPILEAAGYNVTTVQLGPSVTLALDSIENVTFWNYSQPLFDIMECIDHKVLLVGHSAGGLSIAVAMEMYPQKIHGGVFVAAYMPDTTHPVSYVLDMGEQYEQDWEDTCIKTSGLNETWYYFGVQFLSDRLYQMCPPEDIELMYTQRRPGSFFNNELAGVQLTNEGYGSIDRYYIVTGDDLATYPEFQLQMIANYPVKEVKTTERSGHEVMLSKPLELSAYILDIARQYPSYSANDAKDTAWVEMRAKLNSIRRGAWWA; encoded by the exons ATGGGTTGCTCTAGGAAGAGAGAAATGTCTTTGtcaatggtggtggtggttcttCTTGTCTTGTTCCAGCTCTTGCTGGCCAATGGACAAGGCCTGCCACCAGAATGCACCTTCAGCCCAGAGCCTCCATGCCCTCCAACCCCCACAGGATTGGGTCATATTGTTCTTGTCCATGGTGCAGGTCAAGGACAATGGTACTGGTATAAGGTTAAACCCATATTGGAGGCTGCAGGCTATAATGTAACAACCGTCCAACTTGGACCTTCAGTCACTTTGGCTCTTGATTCAATAGAAAATGTTACTTTCTGGAATTACTCTCAACCACTCTTTGATATTATGGAATGTATAGACCACAAGGTTTTGCTTGTGGGTCACAGTGCAGGAGGGTTAAGTATAGCTGTTGCAATGGAGATGTACCCACAGAAGATACATGGAGGTGTCTTTGTCGCTGCTTACATGCCAGATACTACACACCCCGTATCCTATGTCCTTGATATG GGAGAGCAATATGAGCAGGACTGGGAGGATACTTGCATCAAGACTAGTGGGCTTAACGAGACCTGGTATTATTTTGGCGTTCAGTTTCTGAGCGACAGACTCTATCAAATGTGCCCTCccgag gaTATTGAGCTAATGTATACACAGAGAAGGCCAGGATCGTTCTTTAACAATGAATTGGCTGGAGTACAACTTACAAATGAGGGTTATGGTTCAATTGATCGATATTATATTGTAACTGGGGATGATTTAGCAACATATCCTGAATTTCAACTCCAAATGATCGCAAATTATCCAGTGAAGGAGGTGAAGACAACAGAAAGATCTGGTCATGAGGTCATGCTATCGAAGCCCTTAGAATTGTCTGCTTATATCTTAGATATTGCCAGACAATATCCTTCTTATTCTGCTAATGATGCTAAAGATACAGCTTGGGTGGAGATGAGAGCAAAACTAAATTCAATCCGACGTGGTGCCTGGTGGGCGTGA